The following coding sequences are from one Collimonas arenae window:
- a CDS encoding UvrD-helicase domain-containing protein, with protein sequence MTAAPLAASNTDLDDHVDNEIAEYINLDKPRSFFLFAGAGSGKTRSLVKALSHIRSTHGRQLVFRGQRVGVITYTNAACDEITRRIDFDPLFYVATIHRFAWELIQDFSYDIREWLRTKLAADIVELQKAEAKGRAGTQASITRLAQIDSKTRRRLQLDTIKSFVYSPTGENREANSLNHSEVIELCADFLLSKPLMQWILVGRFPFLLIDESQDTNKRLVDAFFATAVKHPERFALGLVGDVMQRIYADGKEKIEQGLPESWARPSKKLNHRCPKRIVRLINQIRSAVDDHDQESRSDAIEGFVRLFIRPANTQNRQAVESAIRAQMADITDDEQWRSLDDCKILTLEHHMAATRLGFEGILEPLLAVEAWRTSLLDGSLPATRFFTQNILPLIEAEQRRDKFAVARIVRSRSPLLTVEALKDSPDPGALLRRAQDAVTALMSLWKNGLPTCGQILDSVAASGLFTLPEVLKAIVALRSSQGNPQTDEAEKADPVTEETTALLGFLDAPFEQVGTYNTYVSGQASFDTHQGVKGLEFDRVMVLMDDAETRGFMFNYEKLFGAKAPSSTDIKNAQEGKETGLDRTRRLFYVTCSRAEKSLALVVYTENPAAMKAHVLARSWFAEDEIDDES encoded by the coding sequence ATGACCGCCGCACCATTGGCCGCGTCAAATACTGATCTAGATGATCACGTCGACAATGAGATTGCCGAATATATCAATCTAGATAAACCACGCAGCTTCTTCCTCTTTGCTGGAGCTGGGTCAGGGAAAACGAGATCTTTAGTCAAAGCGCTAAGCCACATCCGTAGTACACACGGACGCCAACTCGTATTTCGTGGGCAGAGGGTTGGTGTCATCACTTACACTAATGCAGCATGTGACGAGATCACGCGACGGATCGATTTCGATCCGTTGTTTTACGTGGCGACGATTCATCGCTTCGCATGGGAGCTAATTCAAGACTTTAGCTACGATATCAGAGAATGGTTGCGAACGAAGCTCGCCGCGGACATTGTCGAACTTCAGAAGGCAGAAGCAAAAGGTCGCGCAGGAACGCAAGCTTCAATTACGCGTCTTGCTCAGATTGACTCCAAAACGAGGCGCCGTCTGCAGCTCGATACGATCAAATCATTCGTTTACAGCCCGACCGGCGAGAACCGGGAGGCCAATTCTCTGAATCATTCAGAGGTCATAGAACTTTGCGCAGACTTTCTTTTGTCTAAGCCGTTAATGCAATGGATACTAGTAGGGCGGTTCCCATTTTTGCTAATCGATGAAAGCCAAGATACGAACAAGCGTCTAGTCGATGCGTTCTTCGCTACGGCCGTCAAACATCCAGAACGCTTCGCTCTTGGCCTGGTCGGAGACGTGATGCAACGCATCTATGCCGACGGCAAAGAGAAAATTGAGCAAGGTTTGCCAGAGTCATGGGCAAGGCCATCCAAAAAACTAAATCATCGATGCCCAAAACGCATTGTACGACTGATTAATCAGATTCGATCCGCTGTTGATGACCATGATCAGGAGTCCAGAAGCGATGCCATCGAAGGTTTTGTCCGACTCTTTATCCGACCTGCGAACACTCAAAATCGCCAGGCTGTCGAGAGCGCCATCCGTGCTCAGATGGCAGATATTACCGACGACGAACAATGGCGATCACTCGATGATTGCAAAATCCTTACGCTCGAACATCATATGGCTGCTACGCGGCTTGGCTTCGAAGGTATTTTGGAACCGCTGCTTGCTGTTGAGGCGTGGCGGACGAGTCTTCTCGATGGAAGCCTGCCTGCCACGCGGTTTTTTACACAGAATATCCTGCCATTAATCGAAGCTGAGCAACGTCGCGACAAGTTTGCTGTCGCGAGAATCGTGCGTTCCCGCTCACCATTATTGACTGTTGAAGCGCTAAAGGATTCCCCCGATCCGGGCGCACTCCTGCGCCGAGCACAAGATGCGGTCACCGCGCTAATGTCCCTATGGAAAAATGGCCTGCCTACCTGTGGTCAGATTCTCGACAGTGTTGCTGCGAGCGGGCTTTTCACTCTTCCCGAGGTCCTGAAAGCCATTGTCGCATTGCGATCTTCTCAAGGGAACCCGCAAACGGATGAGGCCGAGAAGGCGGATCCAGTTACGGAAGAAACTACCGCTCTATTGGGCTTTTTAGACGCCCCATTTGAGCAAGTCGGTACCTATAACACGTATGTTTCTGGCCAGGCTTCTTTCGACACCCATCAAGGCGTCAAAGGGCTGGAGTTTGATCGCGTCATGGTTCTCATGGACGATGCCGAGACACGAGGCTTCATGTTCAACTACGAGAAGCTTTTCGGTGCGAAAGCTCCCTCAAGTACCGACATTAAAAATGCTCAAGAGGGCAAGGAAACCGGGTTGGATCGGACTCGCCGGCTATTTTATGTGACATGCAGTCGTGCGGAGAAGAGCCTAGCGCTCGTGGTCTATACGGAAAATCCTGCAGCAATGAAAGCCCATGTTCTTGCTAGAAGTTGGTTCGCCGAAGACGAAATAGACGATGAATCTTGA
- a CDS encoding AAA family ATPase: MHIEIVEIGNFRKLLGVRIGLSKEKTIFVGANNSGKTSAMIALRHFLVDRERAKFSLNDFTLSHWPTIDAMGKAWEAAKAADAELPVPDLSPVLPYLDVWLTVAKTEAHYVQKLIPTLDWDGGRLGVRLRFEPREGLQFQKDFLAAREDAKAIQAVDEPQLNDDGVPVAKSIMLWPRSLSEFLQRRLGKLFVVKSYILDPTKLVDPEFGVAHPQVIGSDAEPIDGEPFKGLIRIDEISAQRGFGQSDGIKDSEDDNAAAGASATRKMSDQLRRYWNRHLDPYENPDARDLRALKAIEDAQKAFDDRLREGFAPALKEVEGLGYPGVTDPRLNISTRLRPIDGLNHEAAVQYMIQIVDGENSFDLNLPEDSNGLGYQNLISMVFRLMSFRDAWMRVGKASSTKTDMPGALVPPLHLVLIEEPEAHLHTQVQQVFIRQAYDILRKHPELEKNGSILSTQMVVSTHSSHVAHECEFDTLRYFRRLPASVRSVPTSCVVNLGNVFGADQDTRRFVTRYLNVTHCDLFFADAAVLVEGPAERILVPFFMRNQPDLHDLAECYVTWLEIGGSHAHRLRPLIEHLGLTTLVVTDLDAMTAERKTIAPLRGAGQKSRNTTLGSWWPGKDDLDVLLDVKSDEKIKVYANERFAIRVAYQCPIDIEFNGNKTEAISNTLEDALVFQNLDFFAKTNGNGLFSRFKISIEKSKTVTELGSALFEDLKGGGKAEFALDLLDIQDPNALRPPLYIKEGLLWLASQLRKQQQELGVATSTLNGVPEAEEK; the protein is encoded by the coding sequence ATGCATATCGAGATTGTTGAAATCGGAAACTTCAGAAAATTACTTGGAGTCCGTATTGGTCTATCTAAAGAAAAAACCATCTTTGTTGGTGCCAATAATAGTGGCAAGACCTCGGCAATGATAGCGTTACGGCACTTCTTAGTGGATCGGGAACGAGCAAAGTTTTCGCTTAATGACTTCACGCTTTCGCACTGGCCGACAATCGACGCGATGGGTAAAGCATGGGAAGCTGCAAAGGCCGCGGACGCAGAGCTTCCTGTGCCGGATTTGAGTCCTGTACTTCCGTATCTTGATGTTTGGTTGACCGTCGCAAAAACCGAGGCTCACTATGTTCAGAAACTTATTCCCACGCTTGATTGGGATGGAGGTCGTCTCGGAGTTCGTTTAAGATTTGAGCCTCGAGAGGGATTGCAGTTTCAGAAAGATTTCCTTGCTGCTCGCGAGGATGCCAAGGCCATTCAGGCCGTTGACGAACCTCAGCTCAATGACGATGGCGTGCCGGTTGCGAAATCGATCATGCTCTGGCCCAGAAGCTTGAGCGAGTTTCTCCAACGCCGGCTGGGAAAACTCTTTGTAGTCAAATCGTATATTCTCGATCCGACCAAACTAGTTGACCCGGAGTTCGGCGTTGCACATCCTCAAGTCATAGGAAGCGATGCGGAACCAATCGATGGGGAGCCCTTCAAGGGCCTCATCCGAATTGATGAGATTAGTGCTCAACGAGGCTTTGGACAGTCGGATGGAATAAAAGATTCGGAAGACGACAATGCAGCAGCAGGTGCGTCGGCAACTCGCAAAATGTCGGATCAATTACGGCGCTACTGGAACCGGCATCTAGACCCTTATGAAAATCCAGACGCTCGGGATTTACGGGCGCTAAAGGCGATCGAGGATGCGCAAAAAGCATTTGACGATCGCCTAAGAGAAGGATTCGCGCCAGCTCTCAAGGAGGTTGAAGGGCTCGGTTATCCAGGTGTGACAGATCCACGCCTAAACATTTCGACACGCCTCAGGCCAATTGACGGTCTGAATCATGAGGCCGCGGTCCAATATATGATTCAGATAGTCGATGGAGAAAATTCATTCGATCTGAACCTTCCGGAAGACTCCAACGGACTGGGATATCAGAACCTGATCTCTATGGTGTTCCGGCTGATGAGTTTTAGGGATGCGTGGATGCGTGTCGGCAAAGCGAGTTCGACGAAAACTGATATGCCAGGCGCACTTGTACCGCCCTTGCATCTCGTATTGATCGAGGAGCCAGAAGCTCACTTGCATACGCAGGTGCAACAGGTCTTCATTCGACAGGCCTACGATATTCTCAGAAAACACCCTGAGCTTGAAAAAAACGGATCTATCCTCTCCACTCAGATGGTTGTGAGCACACATTCGAGTCATGTCGCTCATGAATGCGAGTTCGATACACTGCGCTATTTTCGTCGCTTGCCTGCGAGTGTCCGCAGTGTACCGACATCGTGTGTCGTCAACCTAGGAAATGTGTTCGGAGCCGACCAAGACACAAGACGCTTCGTTACCAGATATCTGAATGTCACTCATTGCGACCTTTTCTTCGCGGATGCTGCAGTTTTGGTCGAAGGGCCTGCGGAGCGGATTCTAGTCCCCTTCTTTATGCGTAATCAACCTGACCTTCATGACCTGGCAGAATGCTATGTCACCTGGCTGGAAATCGGAGGGAGTCACGCTCACCGACTACGCCCATTGATCGAGCATCTCGGGCTAACGACGCTCGTAGTGACCGATCTTGACGCCATGACAGCAGAGAGGAAGACCATCGCTCCCCTGAGAGGTGCTGGTCAAAAATCACGCAATACCACGTTGGGTAGTTGGTGGCCCGGTAAGGACGATTTGGATGTACTTCTCGACGTCAAATCCGACGAAAAAATTAAAGTCTATGCCAACGAGCGCTTCGCGATTCGGGTTGCGTATCAATGTCCGATAGATATTGAATTCAACGGGAACAAGACTGAAGCAATTTCAAACACGCTTGAAGATGCGCTTGTCTTCCAGAATCTCGATTTTTTTGCGAAAACCAACGGTAACGGTCTATTCTCTCGCTTCAAGATCTCCATCGAAAAGAGTAAAACGGTCACCGAGCTTGGTAGCGCACTCTTTGAGGACCTGAAGGGTGGGGGCAAAGCGGAGTTTGCACTCGATCTGCTCGATATACAGGATCCGAACGCCTTACGTCCTCCGCTCTATATCAAGGAGGGCTTGCTATGGCTTGCAAGCCAGCTCAGGAAGCAACAGCAAGAGCTTGGCGTTGCTACGTCAACGTTAAATGGAGTACCAGAAGCGGAGGAAAAATGA
- a CDS encoding MOSC domain-containing protein, producing the protein MLTASYNQDIGTVRDVKIRRLRSVEPQSLPQVNAISGIGLEGDMHADPLSPRQVLLASTSAYESFDLNPNSLRENLLLDADVSRLKSGGVLCIGSSVALWLMFQCEACGHLNVQKADLSKVIGNQRGMLSRVLRGGEIRPGDRVRYFELLMPSWSLDWRDRIRMILSSMPSGQVVEYKQLARIAGVPSGYCRVFPRVLKEMGTGYSSKAVSVRSQSTRPRWLGSELFNVSTNFIDGVSEIRSTPHHVTPHLENKMQKEDNTYAQVKHQMTKSLSDSGRTEDALNFGAVNVLLTKGRSLKNDTAQNFNPKPYPEVSDALPSDYDSWLS; encoded by the coding sequence ATGTTGACGGCAAGCTACAATCAAGACATAGGCACAGTACGCGACGTCAAGATACGCCGCTTGCGCAGTGTTGAACCGCAATCCTTGCCGCAGGTTAATGCTATAAGTGGTATCGGACTCGAGGGCGACATGCATGCCGACCCGTTGTCGCCTCGCCAGGTCCTCCTTGCAAGTACAAGTGCATATGAATCGTTTGATCTAAACCCAAACTCGCTTCGGGAGAACCTACTTCTAGATGCCGATGTCTCGAGATTGAAATCCGGAGGCGTGTTGTGTATTGGCTCGTCTGTTGCGTTGTGGCTTATGTTTCAGTGCGAAGCCTGCGGGCACCTTAATGTTCAAAAGGCTGACTTATCCAAGGTAATTGGCAACCAGCGTGGCATGCTTTCGCGAGTCTTGCGAGGAGGCGAAATTAGACCTGGGGATCGGGTCAGGTATTTCGAATTGTTAATGCCATCTTGGTCTCTGGATTGGCGCGACAGGATTAGAATGATCTTGTCGTCAATGCCATCTGGCCAAGTGGTCGAGTACAAGCAATTGGCACGCATTGCCGGCGTGCCCTCAGGCTATTGCCGTGTGTTTCCTCGTGTGTTGAAGGAGATGGGTACCGGTTATTCAAGCAAAGCCGTTTCCGTCCGCAGTCAGTCGACTAGACCGCGTTGGCTTGGAAGTGAGCTGTTCAACGTGAGCACAAACTTTATCGACGGTGTTTCCGAAATTCGTAGCACTCCTCATCATGTCACTCCTCATTTGGAGAATAAAATGCAAAAAGAAGACAACACGTACGCACAAGTCAAACATCAAATGACAAAATCGCTATCTGACTCCGGCCGCACGGAAGATGCACTCAATTTCGGCGCAGTAAATGTTCTCTTGACCAAAGGCCGATCGCTAAAGAACGATACGGCACAAAATTTTAATCCCAAGCCTTACCCAGAAGTCAGTGATGCGCTACCCAGCGACTACGATAGCTGGCTGAGCTAA
- a CDS encoding TniQ family protein, whose protein sequence is MLSGGLLPAHPKPQSDELFSSWLARVARANGQKLHTFCRMAFGEISIWNRDIDKSVTPNILAVLAGETGTSYQRAQQTSLASFEGYLYEQHNPSGTTPWILPAGVYHRVRRRYGLQFCPQCLASDNEPYFRRSWRIALYTACPLHGCRLLDRCPECGAVVMFHRRDFQDKENPDHESLTSCHACGFDLIFSPRINSDDSVVRFLQSVTQILSQGWGELPQFGVVYSVLYFEGIRHLMKLVTTDKYCSQRLRNIGLVTDLSKNVRGRSIEYLDIDARYEATRSVAEMILDWPIIFINDCKKANLYMAYLMKDFENAPWWYAAPVKWNLIHASYRPNKNEVDSVVSWLQSESIRVSAQRVSRLLGVRDSKLVKKIVAKGNGKKQTA, encoded by the coding sequence ATGTTATCAGGAGGATTATTACCGGCGCACCCGAAGCCGCAATCCGACGAGCTCTTTAGTTCATGGTTGGCGAGAGTCGCAAGAGCAAATGGACAGAAACTGCATACTTTTTGCCGTATGGCATTCGGTGAAATATCTATTTGGAATCGTGATATAGATAAATCAGTAACGCCAAACATCCTTGCGGTGTTGGCTGGAGAAACCGGTACCAGTTACCAACGCGCACAGCAAACTTCACTTGCTTCATTTGAGGGGTACTTGTACGAGCAGCATAATCCCAGTGGTACAACACCATGGATCTTACCGGCAGGGGTATATCATCGTGTTCGTCGCCGCTACGGATTGCAATTTTGTCCGCAATGCCTAGCTAGTGATAACGAGCCATATTTTCGTCGATCCTGGCGCATCGCACTCTATACCGCATGTCCACTGCACGGATGCCGACTGTTAGATCGCTGTCCGGAATGCGGTGCGGTGGTGATGTTCCATCGACGCGATTTCCAGGATAAGGAAAATCCTGATCACGAGTCGCTTACAAGCTGTCATGCTTGTGGCTTCGATTTGATCTTTTCTCCACGAATCAACTCGGATGATTCGGTTGTACGTTTTCTTCAATCTGTTACGCAAATATTGTCCCAGGGATGGGGCGAGTTACCTCAATTTGGAGTTGTGTATTCGGTTTTGTATTTTGAAGGTATAAGACATTTGATGAAATTAGTGACGACAGATAAATACTGCTCACAGCGACTTAGGAATATTGGGTTGGTGACCGATCTCAGCAAAAATGTGAGAGGGCGAAGCATCGAATATTTGGATATTGACGCTCGTTATGAGGCGACACGAAGTGTGGCTGAGATGATTTTAGATTGGCCGATAATATTTATTAATGACTGCAAGAAAGCAAATCTTTACATGGCCTATCTAATGAAAGATTTTGAAAATGCGCCATGGTGGTATGCAGCGCCTGTGAAGTGGAACCTGATACACGCGAGTTATCGCCCCAACAAGAATGAAGTTGATAGCGTTGTTTCATGGCTGCAGAGTGAAAGTATACGAGTCAGTGCGCAACGAGTAAGTCGACTTCTTGGGGTTCGTGATTCAAAACTTGTTAAAAAAATAGTTGCTAAGGGAAATGGAAAAAAACAAACTGCATAA
- a CDS encoding TniB family NTP-binding protein, with translation MNKVVDYSHLNESAAKLLELSDVERINRIRSSRWIGYPKAKEILAKLEDLLVYPKMHRMPNLLIIGDTNNGKTMLVQRFNQLHPSYDAPDGDAIIAPVMVVQAPPVPDESRFYSEILEQLFASFRHNDRVEKKQYQVIKLLRYINLKVLVIDEIHSILAGNLNKQRTFLNVVKYLGNELQIPIVGVGTKDAFRAIQTDPQLANRFEPVVLQRWSFDNNFLRLLVSFERMLPLREPSNLHESELAMKLLAVSEGYIGELSRLLVQAAVRAVETGKEKIDAKLVDSLGWVAPSERKRHADKVL, from the coding sequence ATGAATAAAGTAGTAGATTATTCCCACCTTAACGAGAGTGCCGCTAAGTTGCTGGAACTTAGCGACGTTGAACGGATTAATCGTATCCGGTCATCGCGTTGGATTGGCTATCCAAAAGCCAAAGAGATTCTCGCGAAACTTGAAGATTTGCTCGTTTACCCAAAGATGCATCGCATGCCTAACTTGCTAATCATTGGTGATACCAACAATGGTAAAACAATGCTTGTGCAACGCTTCAATCAGCTTCATCCGTCATATGATGCTCCGGATGGCGATGCAATCATAGCGCCAGTAATGGTAGTGCAGGCACCTCCAGTACCTGATGAAAGCCGTTTTTATAGTGAAATTCTCGAGCAACTTTTCGCATCATTTCGACATAATGATCGAGTGGAAAAGAAGCAATACCAGGTGATCAAATTGCTGCGTTATATAAATTTGAAGGTCTTAGTAATCGACGAAATTCACTCGATACTGGCGGGTAATTTGAACAAGCAACGGACTTTCCTGAACGTAGTTAAGTACCTTGGTAACGAATTGCAAATCCCCATTGTGGGGGTCGGGACCAAAGATGCATTTCGTGCTATCCAGACCGACCCACAACTTGCCAATCGGTTCGAGCCTGTTGTTCTGCAACGCTGGTCATTCGATAATAATTTTCTGCGATTGTTAGTGAGTTTTGAGCGCATGTTGCCACTCCGAGAGCCATCTAACTTGCATGAAAGTGAGTTGGCAATGAAACTTCTGGCCGTGAGTGAAGGCTATATTGGCGAGCTTTCCAGGCTACTCGTACAGGCCGCCGTGCGGGCAGTAGAGACTGGCAAGGAAAAGATAGATGCCAAATTAGTCGATTCATTAGGTTGGGTGGCACCGTCAGAGAGAAAACGTCACGCCGATAAGGTATTGTGA
- a CDS encoding Mu transposase C-terminal domain-containing protein, giving the protein MKILQPALLTLQQGSIVYHKGHQYTITYIMDLESILGREIESGEVTRLPIAELSGKPSGTALAKRPDLNAIPDEDWQVAQQRFEIIQPLVNMPERTRTDVENRSVEFDLHTNTLYGWIKLYEESGTLTSLMPRQRSDLGSTKLPTELEIIIKSVIEEEYLSKQQKSIQKVCDEVRRLCTNAGITPPHCNTVRNRIAKLSEELKLSRRRGRRAAEERFAPIEGNFPNADWPLAVVQIDHTKLDIILVDDVYRQPLDRPWITLAIDVFSRMVYGFYISFDPPGALSTGLCLAQAILSKDKWLAKHGIGTSWPCWGLPKTLHMDNAKEFRGAMLQRACSEYGINIEWRPVARPHFGGHIERLLGTLLREVHTLPGSTFSNPNARGEYDSEGNAALTLAELEKWLATYITEVYHQRTHTGIGMPPIRKYEEGIFGTKSRPGIGMPAKILDEDRLRQDFMPFEERTVQDYGVVIDEIHYYHDVLRRWISATIPGKAKLKRKFIFKRDPRDISTIWFFDPELNIYFPIPYRDTSHPPISIWELRKIRKQLELEGKQDINERLIFDAYERMREIELGAKAATKQVRKAVQRRPNGQTDLSPKNSLLHSSQIQTSTNESKDASQRREPIAPFDEMEEY; this is encoded by the coding sequence ATGAAAATACTGCAACCCGCCTTGCTTACGCTGCAGCAAGGAAGCATTGTTTATCATAAGGGCCATCAATACACCATTACGTACATCATGGACCTTGAGTCCATCTTGGGACGTGAAATAGAAAGTGGAGAGGTCACTCGTCTGCCAATTGCTGAGCTGTCCGGCAAACCGTCTGGAACGGCGCTGGCTAAGCGTCCGGATCTCAACGCAATTCCAGACGAGGACTGGCAGGTCGCCCAGCAGCGATTCGAAATAATACAGCCGCTGGTTAATATGCCGGAAAGAACGCGAACCGATGTCGAGAATCGTTCTGTCGAATTCGATCTGCATACCAATACGTTATATGGTTGGATCAAGCTGTATGAAGAGAGCGGCACATTAACTTCCTTAATGCCTCGTCAACGGAGTGACTTAGGTTCTACCAAGTTGCCGACTGAGCTTGAAATTATTATCAAATCAGTGATTGAGGAGGAATATCTTAGCAAACAACAAAAATCCATCCAAAAAGTGTGTGATGAAGTTCGTCGTCTCTGCACAAACGCTGGAATTACGCCGCCTCATTGTAATACTGTCCGCAACCGAATTGCTAAGTTGTCGGAAGAGCTTAAGCTATCGCGGCGGCGTGGCAGACGCGCCGCGGAAGAGCGCTTTGCGCCAATCGAAGGTAACTTCCCTAACGCGGATTGGCCGCTAGCGGTAGTGCAAATTGACCATACCAAACTGGACATCATTTTGGTCGATGACGTGTATCGGCAGCCACTCGACCGACCATGGATTACCCTTGCGATTGATGTGTTCAGCAGGATGGTATACGGCTTCTATATTTCATTTGATCCACCCGGAGCTCTCTCAACAGGCCTATGTCTTGCACAAGCGATTTTGTCCAAAGATAAATGGCTTGCTAAACATGGCATCGGAACTTCCTGGCCATGCTGGGGATTACCAAAGACTTTGCACATGGACAATGCCAAGGAGTTTCGTGGAGCCATGCTACAGCGGGCGTGCAGCGAATATGGTATTAACATCGAATGGCGCCCTGTGGCGAGACCACATTTTGGAGGGCACATTGAGCGGTTGCTGGGGACACTTCTTCGAGAGGTCCACACACTTCCAGGTTCGACGTTCTCGAATCCTAACGCGCGTGGAGAATATGATTCAGAGGGGAATGCCGCGCTGACGTTGGCAGAATTGGAAAAATGGTTAGCAACGTATATCACCGAGGTCTATCATCAACGTACGCACACTGGCATTGGCATGCCTCCTATTAGAAAATACGAGGAAGGAATTTTCGGGACAAAGAGCCGTCCAGGCATTGGCATGCCAGCTAAGATTCTTGACGAGGATCGGCTACGGCAGGATTTCATGCCATTTGAAGAGCGGACTGTTCAGGATTACGGCGTGGTAATTGATGAAATTCATTACTACCATGATGTGCTACGCCGCTGGATTAGCGCAACTATACCAGGCAAGGCGAAACTCAAGCGCAAGTTCATATTCAAACGAGATCCTCGCGATATCAGCACAATCTGGTTCTTCGATCCTGAGCTCAATATTTATTTCCCAATTCCCTACCGAGATACATCGCATCCACCAATTAGTATTTGGGAATTGCGGAAAATTCGTAAGCAATTGGAATTGGAAGGTAAGCAGGATATCAACGAGCGGTTGATTTTTGACGCTTACGAACGGATGCGCGAAATTGAGCTAGGTGCGAAAGCTGCAACTAAGCAGGTTAGGAAGGCGGTGCAACGCCGACCGAATGGACAAACCGATTTGTCTCCCAAAAATTCGCTTCTCCACTCATCTCAGATCCAAACTTCGACAAATGAATCGAAAGACGCTTCACAGCGGCGCGAGCCAATTGCGCCATTTGATGAGATGGAGGAGTATTGA
- a CDS encoding heteromeric transposase endonuclease subunit TnsA, whose translation MPIRQIPKNYRNVTGIATSVKADGSAAFESTLERDFLMVLEFDLNVQQFEVQPVQIDWSDSEGQPRRYTPDVLVEYRRDIVPAKNFRPMLCEVKYREDLREEWAEIRPKLKAGFKYAKQHGWRFKIFTEEEIRTPYLDNARFLLTYMRQELNEVHAELLLGRLSEMREADPNSLGSAVFRDRWARAELLPALWHLIANRRIGTDLGLPLTMFSRIWSKDIVR comes from the coding sequence ATGCCAATACGCCAAATCCCGAAAAATTATCGTAACGTTACAGGTATTGCTACAAGTGTAAAAGCCGACGGATCGGCTGCATTCGAGTCTACTCTAGAGCGTGATTTCTTGATGGTGCTCGAGTTCGATTTGAACGTTCAGCAGTTTGAAGTACAGCCAGTTCAAATTGATTGGAGTGACTCCGAAGGACAGCCGCGACGCTATACGCCGGATGTTTTGGTGGAATATCGCCGTGATATCGTGCCCGCCAAGAATTTTCGCCCGATGCTTTGCGAGGTCAAGTACCGAGAAGATCTTCGAGAAGAATGGGCCGAAATACGTCCCAAATTAAAAGCTGGCTTTAAATATGCCAAACAGCATGGATGGCGATTCAAGATTTTTACTGAAGAGGAAATTCGAACGCCATATTTGGATAACGCTCGTTTTCTACTCACCTATATGCGTCAAGAACTGAACGAGGTTCATGCGGAGCTACTGCTGGGGCGCTTGTCGGAGATGCGTGAAGCTGACCCAAATAGTTTGGGTAGCGCAGTATTTCGTGACCGCTGGGCGCGTGCTGAGTTGCTGCCGGCACTTTGGCACCTTATAGCAAATCGGCGAATAGGTACGGATCTCGGTCTGCCATTGACAATGTTTTCGAGAATTTGGAGCAAGGATATCGTGCGATGA
- a CDS encoding carboxypeptidase-like regulatory domain-containing protein, which produces MNKQILFALAALITATAAVGANAAQAQDTRTAAAAAGYLSGGIGEDEAATMQREAKNYPLELEFVVKATPKDEFTADVHVKISDAHSQTVLDAVSKGPFFLAQLPPGRYRIEAIKNGQSKTRDVAITTGSHQHIMFEWIE; this is translated from the coding sequence ATGAACAAGCAGATTCTTTTTGCACTAGCCGCGCTGATCACTGCCACGGCGGCTGTCGGAGCCAATGCAGCACAGGCGCAGGACACGCGCACCGCCGCAGCAGCTGCCGGCTATCTGTCCGGCGGCATCGGAGAAGACGAAGCAGCCACCATGCAGCGGGAAGCAAAAAATTATCCGCTGGAGCTTGAATTTGTCGTCAAGGCAACACCCAAAGATGAATTTACTGCCGACGTCCACGTGAAAATCAGCGACGCCCACAGCCAGACCGTTCTCGATGCAGTATCAAAGGGCCCGTTCTTCCTGGCGCAGTTGCCTCCCGGGCGCTATCGCATCGAAGCCATCAAGAATGGACAATCGAAAACCCGCGATGTTGCCATCACCACGGGATCGCATCAGCACATCATGTTTGAATGGATTGAGTAG
- a CDS encoding DUF3567 domain-containing protein → MNLIYNSDQYSVVEFGADEQREALRFGGYEIVDKSFKREIFIAGALAEFFRKGVEDLIATEPSIEDIDAFLGNYDSMMSQPVTLQ, encoded by the coding sequence ATGAACCTGATTTATAACAGTGACCAATACAGCGTCGTCGAATTTGGTGCCGATGAACAACGTGAGGCTTTGCGTTTCGGAGGCTATGAAATCGTCGATAAATCGTTCAAGCGCGAGATTTTTATTGCTGGTGCCTTGGCAGAGTTTTTCCGTAAAGGGGTCGAAGATCTGATCGCAACAGAGCCGAGCATCGAAGATATTGATGCTTTTCTGGGCAATTACGACTCGATGATGAGCCAGCCCGTAACCTTACAGTAA